The Pirellulales bacterium nucleotide sequence GCATTTGCCTCCGGCGAAAAAATATACGGCACGGCCCCGGGCCGCACCCAGCGCGTGGCAAACGGATTGCTCATTCGTGTGGCGACTACCGTTTGTGCCTGTGTTTGCGTTTCGGCACTCATTGACTCACCACCTGCTTTATTTGCCGCCGGCTTCCATTACTCGCCACCGGCCTGGGCATCGCTCTTTTTTTCCACTGCTTCTTCAGCCTGCGGCTGGATCAGCGGCACGTTTCCAAGCTGAAACGATTTTTCCGCCACAAAATCGCGCCCCTGCCGCAAAAACGCCCGCACTCGCACACACCAACAGATTTTCACTGACAGCCCTTCATAACTCAGCGGGCTGTTGGGCAACACGGTTTGAAACCGCCGCCGCTGGTGCAAATTCAATTCGGGAACATCGGCGGCTGACCAACGTTCAAAATAATGCACGCCCAGGTCTTCATCGCCTGTTCCCTCGGTGAACCACAGCACGGAAATTTCCACCGAACTCAATTCCGCCGGCTCGACGGCATCAATTTGAAACGCTCCGGCCAGCACTTCACCAGGCTCGAACACCTGCTGGCGCTGGTCAATTTGAATGCTAATCAGCGGCTGGCTGAGCATTTTGATCATATCGCGATTCGAACTCACCCACTCACAGGTTACACGCCGACTTCGTTCCGCACGTGATCCACAGGCTCTGCCGCAACATTGCCGTTGGTCCGCGGCGGCGGATAAACCACAACCGGATAACTTCGTTCGAACGGCGGCCAGCCCTCGGCTTCGCCCCGCACCGCTAACCGCCATTGCACCTGATTATGGTCAGCCTCAAACGAATGCATGGCTCCCTCCGGCACTCGCAATTCACAACGGGTTTCGAAGTGTTCGCCCGGCAAAATTTGAAAGTCTCCGGTTCGAAACAGCCGCTGGCTGAAGACTTCCCGCCGATCGGTCCGCGTATCGGTCCCTTGCCGAAACGTGGCTTGTTCTTCGCACCGCAGCAGCACCTCCAGCGATTTCATCGACAAATGCCCCTGCTGCGAGACATACACCTGGTACGCTTGGCCCGGCACCAGCGGATGATCGGAAATCTCCATAATCGTGGGGCCCACGCCGGTGGCAATTAAAATTTCGCGGACAAAGTAATAGATCAAAAAGCCACCCACCAATAAAAACGGCAGTACCAGCAAATCGAGCCGCCAATCGAACTCTCCTTGCACATGCTTCCGCACCGCCAATACGACAAATACCGCCACCAAACCGTTCCAAATCAGGCAAGCCGCGGCGGCCCCCAGCAATCGCCACCCTTGCGATCTGCTGCTGGGCAAGCGAAATTGAAAATGCGTGCCGGGGCTGTTCGTTAAATCCGCATCGTGCGGAATGGTGGGAAAATCTTTTTCCCGCGCGCCTAGTTCTTCGAATAAGTCGATCCGCCCCAGTTGCCCGCGCGCCGCCTGATGCTCCGGCGATTTCCCCCAGTGCCACAGCGTATACGCCAACCGCCCGCCCCCAATCAGCATGAAGCCCACCGGCGCCAAGAGCAACATCCAAAACCACAAACTGTAGCCACGCACCAACACCGCCACCTCTGGGTTCAACGGATCGTACCAACAGGGATACGTTTGTCCCACCTCGAATCGATCTAACAGCGCTTCCGCATCGGCGTCGCGGCTATAAGAGCTGGCCGAAATGTCGTAGGTCCAGATGTCGTCCGGCGACTGCTCATCATGAATCTTTGCCTGCGGGACAAACAAAAGATTTCCGTCGGGATCGTGCCGATGCTCAATCCGCTTGTCGAGGACCGTGGCCGTGGTTTCCAGAAATTCGTGATTGGCGCGCCATTCCGGAATCACCTTCCGCGCCAACAGCAACACCAAAAAGGCCGTTCCCAACACAAACAACAGCGCGAAGAACAAAATCTCGCCGGCATTCCGCAGGGTTTTTGACCCGGTGCGACGATGGCCGCGCTTTTTACCGAACATCCGGAACGATCGAGCCACGTCTGTAACTGGGTTGGGGAAAAAGATGAAAGGCCGAGCGCACGAAAACGGCGCGCCGCCGGTTGAGTTTACACCCTATCCGCCGCAAAGTCAGCCTGTAGCCATTGCACGGAACCACCTGGCGACGGCCATCCGACCGCTTCACAGCACTTTCCTGCGGCTAAAACAGCCGTTTTTCCCTGTCACTCTTCTACGCCACACTGGCTTCCGGGTATCGACTGCGCCGATAAAAACCGATGCTTTCCAGCGCTTTGTAGACTTCTTCCAGCGTCTTTTCGCCGAAGTTCGAAATGCTCAGCAAATCTTCCCGGGTGCAATGCAGCAAGTCGTCCACCGTAAAGATGCCCCGCTCCTCCAGGCAATTGGTGGTCCTCACCGACAGGCCGATTTCCGCGGTGCTCATCTCCAACCGTTCGGCCAAATCGTCTTGAGGATTGCTGATCGTGTTCAGCGGAATGCGAGTCCGACTCATGGGTTCCCTCCCGTCAAGCAAGCAATAGTGTGCTGGCGCGCGACCCCACCGTGAGTTCGATTTCACGCCAGATATCAAGCGGTAAGTATAGCGATTTTTGCAATCTCGCCAACTACCTTGCCTAAATTTCCCAGAATTTTTTGTGCCCGCCATCCTTCGCTTACACTCGCGCGGCCGATGCTAGCAACCAACTCCACTACGCCGCATCGGTGCTAGCGGTATACTGATGTATGGTATGTGAGGGTTTAGGGTTCAGAAGTCAGGGTTCAGAAATTCGTGAACTGAACTGTGATCTCTTCCCTGCCTCCCAGGACCCTGAACCCTTCCCCCTGAACTCCGACGCATGAACACCGAGCAACTCACCCCTGTTCAACTCGCCGCTGTCCGGCATGTCGATGGTCCGCTGCTTATTCTGGCTGGACCCGGCAGCGGCAAAACGCGCGTGGTCACACACCGCATTGCGCATTTGCTGGAGTTGGGCATTCCCGCGCGGAACATTCTGGCGCTCACCTTCACCAACAAAGCTGCCGACGAAATGAAGCGCCGCGTGGCCCTGCTCGCCCCACTGGCCGCCGTGTGGATGAGCACCTTCCACCGCTTTTGTGCCCGCCTGCTGCGCGAATATGCCCCGCACATCGGACTGCCCGAAAACTACACCATTTACGACACGTCCGACAGCGCGCAAGCCCTGCGGCAAACGCTTGAAACTCTCGATTTAGATCTCACCCACACTACGCCGGAGCGTGTGCAATCGGCCATCAGTTGGGCGAAAAACAATCTCATCACGCCGGAACAATACGAGCCGCGCAAAGGCAGCCCCGTCGGCGCCATCGTGGCCCGCGTGTATCCGGAATATCAAAAACGGCTGCTGGAAAGCGGCGCGGTCGATTTCGACGATCTGCTGCTGCACACCGCCGTGCTGCTGCGCGAGAATCCCGAAATCCGTCGCCGCCTGGACGAACGCTACCGTTACATCCTGGTCGACGAATATCAGGACACCAACTTGGCGCAGTACACCATTGTGCGGGCGATGTCGGTCGACTATCCCAATCTGGCCGTCACCGGTGATCCCGATCAATCTATTTACGGCTGGCGCGGCGCGAACCTCAGCAACATTCTCGATTTTGAACACGATTACCCCAACGTCAAAATTGTGCGGCTGGAACAAAACTATCGCAGCACGAAACGGATTTTGCGCGTCGCCGACCGGCTCATTTCCTTCAACAAACGCCGCAAGCTGAAAACGCTGTTCACCGATAACGCCGAAGGCCGCGCGGTCCAATTGATTTTTCATCCCACGCAAAAAGACGAGGCCGAGCAAATTGCCAGCGTCATTGAAGGCGACGTTCGCGCCGGCCGCCGCCGCCCGCGCCACTTCGCCATTTTTTACCGCACCAACGCGCTCTCCCGGGCATTGGAATTTGCGCTGCGCGAATACGGCATTCCGTATCAAATGATCAACGGTCTGGAATTTTATCAGCGGAAAGAAATCAAAGACGTGCTGGCGTATTTGCACTTGCTGAACAATCCGCGCGACAGCGTGGCTTTCACCCGCATCATCAACACGCCGCCGCGCGGCATCGGCCGTGGGACCATCGCCAAACTGCAAGAATACGCCGCCGCCCGCGGTCTCACACTTCTTTCCGCCGCCCGCGAGGCCGGGTTGATCGAGGGCTTAACCAAGCGGGCCGCTGTGGCCGTGGCCAAATTCGTGGCTTTGTTCGATCATCTGGCTATTTCGGCATCCGGCGCGCCGGTGGAGGAAATCATCGGCCGCGTGCTGGCCGATTCCGGCTATCACGACTTCCTCAAAGAATCGGAAGACGATGATGACGAGGAACGGCTGGCCAACATCGAGGAATTGCTCACCGCCGCCCGCGAGTTTGACGAAACCCATCCCGACCCCGGCGCGCTGGAAGCGTTTTTGGAACAGGCGGCCCTGGTCAACGACACCGACGCTTGGGAAGTCGACGACGACCGCGTCACACTGATGACCGTCCACGCCGCCAAGGGTTTGGAATTTCCCGTCGTGTTCATCATTGCTCTGGAAGAAGGCATTTTCCCGCACGAGCGCAGCCGCAACGAGGAAGATCAGCTCGAAGAAGAACGCCGCCTGCTGTTCGTCGGCCTCACTCGCGCCCGAGAGGAACTCCATCTCAGTCGCGCTTGCTACCGGCATTACCGCGGACAATTTCGCCCCACCGTGCCCAGCGCGTTCCTCATGGAGCTGCCGCAGGAAGAACTCGACTTCCAGCAACCCAAAGCGGCGCCGCTGGGTGATGGAGGACTTGCTGACGCCGGACTATCCGAATTGCACGGCGAGCACATGCACCCCGACGACGCCATCGATTTCGATCCGCACGATTTAGAATTCCCGCCGCGCGATTCAACAGCCGGCGAAGAAACGCAGAGTGAGGGCGCCGTCTCCATTCCCACACTTCGTTTAACCACTGCCGCCGAACTCGCCGCCCGCAGCGCGGGAACAGCCGCCAGCGAATCGACTTCCGCACCGCCAGTCTCGCCGGAAGTGTTTCACCAAGGCATGGTCGTGCGCCATCCCCATTACGGCCTGGGCAAAATCGTCGCTCTCTCCGGCAGTGGCCTGAAACGTAAAGCCACCATCATGTTCGCCTCCGGCGCCGGCGAAAAGCATTTTCTGCTGGCCCACAGCCCACTCAGTCCTGCATCTTCATAAAGCCGTCCCGGCGCGCCGGGACCGGTCGCGCCGGAACTGCCGATACGCGCCGCTATCTACGGATAACTCACATCCGCCGCCGGCGCCGCCACTTTATTTCCCCACAGCTTCACTTCGGCAATGTCGCACGTGTCGTCAAAGGTCCCTACCCCAATCCGGCCCGAGGCGAACGTTTTGTCGTGCGCGGTCATCAGCGGCTTATCGGCGTCGGTGAATGGCGCATCGTCTTCGTGAAAATACGCCTCAATCAGCCCGCTGTCGGCGTCTCGCACAATCTTCAACCGATGCCAGGTTTTTTGATCGCCCCATTTCGCGCCGGCCGAAAGATGATCTTTGTCCGTAATCGCCGCTCGGTCAGCATTGTTCACGATGAATATTTGGTCCGCGTGCGGATCGCCGGTCACGGGAGCAAAATGCACGTAATAAAAATGCGACGGGTCTTGATAGCCAAACAGCAAGCATGCATCGCGGTGCGGATACTCGTGGGCTGTTTCCCGCATTTTCACTTCCAGCACGAAATCGCCGACGTTCACGTCCTTAAGCAGAGCCACGTCCCACGGACTGCGATGCGGCAACTTCTTCGTGAGATTGGTCACCTTGTCGTTGCTGAACGCCTTGCCGCCGCCGTCCAGATCGATGATTTTCCACGCTTCCGGACTGGCTGGCTGCCAGCGGTCCGCGCCGCCTGAAAATGTTTCGTCCAACAGCAGCGGCAAATTGCTTAGGGAGCCGGCCGCCTTCGCCGCCCCCTGATCCGCCGCCAATGCAAAATAGCACGACCCCGTGAATGCAATGACTGTCGCCTGCCAAAATATAACTCGGCTCAATCGAATCTCGCGCATGATGAACTCCCTCCGACTTTCACATGAACACCCCGATTATTCTGGCCATCCGCCCACCCCCCGTCAATGAAGCGCCGTAAAGAATCGCCGCAAACCTCGCGACCACGCATTCCTATGAGCCAGCAACTTCTCGTCAGGCTAACGTACTCAAAGCGACGCTAAGCACGCTTTCGACGCAAAACACATAATCCGAGCAAGCTCAAACTTCCAATCCAGCCCAGTGTCATCGAACCAGGTTCCGGCACGCCCGTGAATTCCAAAAATAAACTTCCCCCTTGCACGTTGGTAGAAAAACCAGCAGCAATCGAAGCAAAATTACCGCTAATGCTGCTGGCGGCGCCGATTTTCCACGAGTCGCCCACTTTGGGCAAATAGCTGTTGTCCAAAACCACGTCGAGCGAGCCCCCCAATGACAATTGACTGTCGACCGCGATGGTGTCGAAGCTGGCCAGTGACGCCAAATCGATCTGCAG carries:
- a CDS encoding UvrD-helicase domain-containing protein, producing the protein MNTEQLTPVQLAAVRHVDGPLLILAGPGSGKTRVVTHRIAHLLELGIPARNILALTFTNKAADEMKRRVALLAPLAAVWMSTFHRFCARLLREYAPHIGLPENYTIYDTSDSAQALRQTLETLDLDLTHTTPERVQSAISWAKNNLITPEQYEPRKGSPVGAIVARVYPEYQKRLLESGAVDFDDLLLHTAVLLRENPEIRRRLDERYRYILVDEYQDTNLAQYTIVRAMSVDYPNLAVTGDPDQSIYGWRGANLSNILDFEHDYPNVKIVRLEQNYRSTKRILRVADRLISFNKRRKLKTLFTDNAEGRAVQLIFHPTQKDEAEQIASVIEGDVRAGRRRPRHFAIFYRTNALSRALEFALREYGIPYQMINGLEFYQRKEIKDVLAYLHLLNNPRDSVAFTRIINTPPRGIGRGTIAKLQEYAAARGLTLLSAAREAGLIEGLTKRAAVAVAKFVALFDHLAISASGAPVEEIIGRVLADSGYHDFLKESEDDDDEERLANIEELLTAAREFDETHPDPGALEAFLEQAALVNDTDAWEVDDDRVTLMTVHAAKGLEFPVVFIIALEEGIFPHERSRNEEDQLEEERRLLFVGLTRAREELHLSRACYRHYRGQFRPTVPSAFLMELPQEELDFQQPKAAPLGDGGLADAGLSELHGEHMHPDDAIDFDPHDLEFPPRDSTAGEETQSEGAVSIPTLRLTTAAELAARSAGTAASESTSAPPVSPEVFHQGMVVRHPHYGLGKIVALSGSGLKRKATIMFASGAGEKHFLLAHSPLSPASS
- a CDS encoding DUF3592 domain-containing protein is translated as MARSFRMFGKKRGHRRTGSKTLRNAGEILFFALLFVLGTAFLVLLLARKVIPEWRANHEFLETTATVLDKRIEHRHDPDGNLLFVPQAKIHDEQSPDDIWTYDISASSYSRDADAEALLDRFEVGQTYPCWYDPLNPEVAVLVRGYSLWFWMLLLAPVGFMLIGGGRLAYTLWHWGKSPEHQAARGQLGRIDLFEELGAREKDFPTIPHDADLTNSPGTHFQFRLPSSRSQGWRLLGAAAACLIWNGLVAVFVVLAVRKHVQGEFDWRLDLLVLPFLLVGGFLIYYFVREILIATGVGPTIMEISDHPLVPGQAYQVYVSQQGHLSMKSLEVLLRCEEQATFRQGTDTRTDRREVFSQRLFRTGDFQILPGEHFETRCELRVPEGAMHSFEADHNQVQWRLAVRGEAEGWPPFERSYPVVVYPPPRTNGNVAAEPVDHVRNEVGV
- a CDS encoding DNA-directed RNA polymerase subunit alpha C-terminal domain-containing protein; this translates as MSRTRIPLNTISNPQDDLAERLEMSTAEIGLSVRTTNCLEERGIFTVDDLLHCTREDLLSISNFGEKTLEEVYKALESIGFYRRSRYPEASVA